From Aedes albopictus strain Foshan chromosome 1, AalbF5, whole genome shotgun sequence, one genomic window encodes:
- the LOC109433646 gene encoding C-type lectin 37Da, with amino-acid sequence MKSQITWLLAGLVLTLGHDTTQKMRAECDSTSKYVVPNFKSNWYKAMEYCHYLGMKLVTVANGDEQMAIVGSIEDTDKANGTSFWTGGNDLGDSGNYHWYSTGTRIMWFNWNTSDRYGRNGDCVYLATRREDPEADSDFNEWKWFTASCSNAKYFVCERV; translated from the exons ATGAAATCTCAAATCACTTGGCTCCTGGCGGGGCTAGTCCTGACATTGGGCCACGATACAACTCAGAAAATGAGAGCCGAGTGTGACTCAACGAGCAAATATGTGGTTCCAAACTTCAAG AGTAATTGGTACAAAGCCATGGAGTATTGCCACTACTTGGGCATGAAGCTGGTAACGGTGGCCAACGGGGACGAGCAGATGGCCATTGTCGGTAGCATCGAAGACACCGACAAAGCCAACGGAACGTCGTTTTGGACCGGTGGAAACGATTTGGGTGATTCCGGAAACTACCACTGGTACTCGACGGGCACCAGGATTATGTGGTTCAATTGGAATACATCGGATCGGTATGGAAGAAACGGGGATTGTGTATATCTTGCAACCCGAAGGGAGGATCCAGAAGCGGATTCGGATTTCAACGAATGGAAGTGGTTTACTGCGTCCTGCAGCAACGCGAAATATTTCGTTTGTGAAAGAGTTTGA